The Candidatus Poribacteria bacterium genome window below encodes:
- a CDS encoding cofactor-independent phosphoglycerate mutase has protein sequence MKFAIVIGDGMADERIDSLGGRTPLQAADTPNFDRIVQRGSLGSAITIPRDMHPGSDVANLTIMGYDPHLYYTGRGPLEAANIGVKLSEGDVAFRCNLVTLEGSILRDYSAGRITTQEATRIIESLSQALKGTGYKSIISFYAGTQYRHLMVWREGKEGAKTTPPHDIMGEPFEEYLPEGEGADVLNELIRWSWRVLRDHPVNVRRIAEGKYPANSIWLWGQGRAPRMPKFQERYGLNGAVISAVDLIKGIGIYAGLRPIEVPGATGYVDTDYRAKAEYALRALEEDDLVYLHVEAPDEASHEGDLRLKIRAIEEVDEKVVGTLLEGMEGFGDYRIMIITDHFTPISMRTHRHGAVPFAACGSGIKHNGFESFCEEEASRSDLRFEEGWKLMDWFLSNRE, from the coding sequence ATGAAATTCGCGATAGTGATCGGCGACGGAATGGCAGATGAGAGGATCGATTCGCTCGGCGGTCGCACGCCGCTCCAGGCCGCCGATACGCCGAACTTCGACCGAATAGTCCAGAGGGGGAGCTTGGGAAGCGCTATTACCATACCCCGGGACATGCACCCGGGGAGCGATGTCGCAAACTTAACGATAATGGGATATGATCCGCATCTGTACTATACCGGCAGAGGGCCGCTTGAGGCAGCGAATATCGGCGTTAAGCTCTCCGAAGGGGATGTGGCCTTCAGATGCAACCTCGTCACGCTGGAGGGGAGCATCCTGAGGGATTACAGCGCGGGGCGTATAACCACCCAAGAGGCGACCAGGATCATAGAGTCACTCTCTCAAGCCTTGAAAGGAACGGGATACAAAAGTATAATTTCCTTCTACGCGGGCACACAATACAGACATCTGATGGTTTGGAGGGAGGGGAAGGAGGGAGCCAAGACCACGCCGCCCCACGACATCATGGGAGAGCCCTTTGAGGAGTATCTGCCTGAAGGGGAAGGGGCTGATGTGTTGAACGAATTGATAAGGTGGTCGTGGAGGGTGCTCAGAGATCACCCAGTCAACGTCAGACGTATCGCTGAGGGGAAATATCCCGCAAACAGCATCTGGTTGTGGGGACAGGGGAGAGCTCCGAGGATGCCGAAGTTCCAGGAGAGATATGGGCTGAACGGGGCGGTTATCTCCGCCGTGGATCTCATAAAGGGGATCGGCATATATGCCGGATTGAGACCCATAGAGGTGCCGGGGGCGACCGGATATGTGGATACGGACTACAGGGCGAAGGCCGAATATGCCCTCAGAGCCCTTGAGGAGGATGATCTGGTCTACCTACACGTCGAAGCTCCGGATGAGGCATCGCATGAGGGAGACCTCCGGCTGAAGATACGGGCGATTGAGGAGGTGGACGAAAAGGTCGTCGGAACCCTGTTGGAAGGTATGGAAGGGTTCGGCGATTACAGGATAATGATCATAACCGATCACTTCACGCCGATCTCCATGAGAACCCACAGGCACGGTGCAGTGCCGTTTGCAGCCTGCGGCTCGGGGATAAAACACAACGGCTTTGAAAGCTTCTGCGAAGAGGAGGCATCGCGGAGCGATCTCCGCTTTGAGGAAGGCTGGAAGCTGATGGACTGGTTCCTATCAAATCGGGAGTAG
- a CDS encoding nucleotidyltransferase substrate binding protein: MDKLRRTFERFERAFRKYEEVVKTPALFSFLSKELLIEVTTKRFEYTYESMWQSLREYLRGLGMEVNSPLRCFKEAFKEGLIPEENEGMFSEIVRKRNEIVHIYDEEKAQEIFMYIGSDEVYNAIRSLYETLKRKISEEKG, translated from the coding sequence ATGGATAAACTCAGAAGGACTTTTGAAAGATTTGAAAGGGCTTTTAGAAAATATGAAGAGGTCGTGAAAACCCCGGCTTTGTTCAGCTTCCTCTCAAAGGAACTGCTCATCGAGGTCACCACGAAGAGGTTCGAGTATACCTATGAATCCATGTGGCAGTCATTACGTGAATACCTGAGAGGTCTAGGGATGGAGGTCAACTCACCGCTGAGATGCTTCAAAGAGGCTTTTAAAGAAGGACTTATACCTGAGGAGAATGAGGGGATGTTTTCTGAAATCGTGAGGAAGCGTAATGAGATAGTTCACATCTACGATGAGGAAAAAGCACAGGAGATCTTCATGTATATCGGTTCGGATGAGGTGTACAACGCCATAAGATCGCTCTATGAAACCCTTAAACGTAAGATCTCGGAGGAAAAGGGATGA
- a CDS encoding nucleotidyltransferase domain-containing protein, giving the protein MMLSERVKREIIEVINRRLPGEKLVILFGSFARGKTDRISDIDIAVFAGRRLESDLFVDLQETLNEEVHTLREIDLVDLADVHSDLIGRVLDEGVVWINSEGLLKDLKGLLENMKRS; this is encoded by the coding sequence ATGATGCTATCGGAGAGGGTCAAACGGGAGATCATAGAAGTTATAAATCGGCGTCTGCCGGGCGAAAAACTGGTTATCCTGTTCGGCTCCTTCGCCAGAGGTAAAACGGACAGGATCTCCGATATAGATATAGCCGTATTCGCGGGGAGAAGATTGGAGAGCGATCTATTCGTTGATCTGCAGGAGACCCTGAATGAGGAGGTTCACACGCTCAGAGAGATAGATCTCGTCGATCTTGCCGACGTGCATAGCGACCTGATAGGAAGGGTCTTGGATGAGGGGGTTGTATGGATAAACTCAGAAGGACTTTTGAAAGATTTGAAAGGGCTTTTAGAAAATATGAAGAGGTCGTGA
- a CDS encoding threonine synthase: MKVWRGVIEAYREFLPVSDSTPVITLNEGNTPLIKAGRLREAIGAPIELYLKYEGTNPTGSFKDRGMTVAVSKAVEEGAKAVMCASTGNTSASAAAYAARAGITAAVLIPKGAIAMGKLAQALIHGAKVIAIEGNFDDALSLVRSITSKYPITLVNSINPYRIEGQKTGAFEICDQLGRAPDYHAIPVGNAGNITAYWKGYKEYKAAGGVDSLPKMIGFQAEGAAPIVRGYPIKNPQTIATAIKIGNPASWKYAEAARDESGGLIDTVSDDEILQAYRMLASLEGIFVEPASAASVAGVIKLARKGFFKRGETVVCVLTGHGLKDPDRAIASAAEPIVLPADEEAVVEKLEIL, encoded by the coding sequence ATGAAGGTATGGCGAGGGGTTATAGAGGCTTACAGGGAGTTTCTGCCGGTGAGCGACTCCACCCCAGTGATCACGCTTAACGAGGGAAACACACCGCTCATAAAGGCGGGCAGGCTCAGGGAAGCTATAGGGGCGCCGATCGAGCTATACCTGAAGTATGAGGGGACGAACCCGACGGGATCTTTCAAGGATCGGGGTATGACGGTGGCCGTATCGAAGGCCGTCGAGGAGGGGGCCAAGGCGGTCATGTGCGCCTCCACGGGCAACACGTCCGCCTCAGCGGCGGCATATGCGGCGAGGGCCGGCATAACCGCCGCCGTGCTCATCCCCAAAGGCGCCATCGCCATGGGTAAGCTCGCTCAGGCGCTCATACACGGAGCTAAGGTTATCGCCATCGAGGGGAACTTCGATGACGCCCTGAGCCTTGTTCGATCCATAACCTCCAAGTACCCGATAACGCTGGTTAATTCGATCAACCCTTATAGGATCGAGGGGCAGAAGACGGGAGCCTTCGAGATATGCGATCAGCTTGGAAGGGCTCCGGATTATCACGCCATCCCCGTCGGCAACGCGGGGAACATCACCGCCTACTGGAAGGGATACAAGGAGTATAAGGCGGCGGGCGGGGTCGATTCCCTGCCGAAGATGATCGGGTTTCAGGCGGAGGGGGCGGCGCCGATAGTCAGAGGTTATCCGATAAAGAACCCACAGACGATCGCCACGGCGATCAAAATAGGAAACCCCGCAAGCTGGAAATACGCCGAGGCCGCTAGGGATGAATCGGGCGGGCTCATAGATACGGTCTCGGACGACGAGATACTTCAGGCATATAGGATGCTCGCATCGCTGGAGGGTATCTTCGTCGAGCCGGCCTCCGCCGCCTCAGTCGCGGGGGTGATCAAGCTGGCCCGGAAAGGCTTTTTCAAAAGGGGTGAGACGGTGGTATGTGTGCTTACCGGACACGGGCTGAAAGATCCCGATAGGGCCATAGCCTCCGCCGCCGAACCGATCGTGCTGCCCGCCGATGAGGAGGCCGTGGTGGAGAAACTGGAAATCTTATGA